Part of the Spirochaetota bacterium genome, TTTTTGTTTACTTCTTCAATGCTGTTTTTTACATCATTGTAATTTCTATTTACTATAATATTTGTCTTATAAATTGTACATGTCATTAAGCATGTACAGGCTATGGTAATAATTATATTATTAATATATTTCATTTTATATTCGCCCAACGGAAGGGTGAGCGGCAAGTGTACTCACTTGTCCGCTCCACCCGCTTGTTAGGCGAAATTTTGGGCATCTTCCTTTCGTTTCTGCGCGCGCTCTTGCTTTCTTTATAATCTTCTGAATGTACTCGTCTTTGCCCTTTCCATATTCCTTTTTATCATTGGGATAGGTGCTTGCTAATTGCATTTTTAATTTTTCATATTCTAAGGCACATGTGAGATTTTCCCTCATATAGTCACGAAACAGAATGTGATCAGCTATTTCTTTATGTCCCTCTTCGTAGGCATGAATGTGATAAACGCGTTCACCATTAATGTCTTTTTGGAAATACCTACGACCTGATATTCCATTTTCTCCTTTGACTTCATAGCCTTTACCTAGCAAAATAGAAGAGAAGGTATCAAGCCTTTCCAATTGCTTGGTGACAATCATAATGTCAATAATTGGTTTTGCTTTAATGGTGCCAATG contains:
- a CDS encoding GrpB family protein, with protein sequence MKKEPYLKRNVILTEYTEEWLNKYNAESQLWVDMLNDNLVAIHHVGSTAIGTIKAKPIIDIMIVTKQLERLDTFSSILLGKGYEVKGENGISGRRYFQKDINGERVYHIHAYEEGHKEIADHILFRDYMRENLTCALEYEKLKMQLASTYPNDKKEYGKGKDEYIQKIIKKARARAETKGRCPKFRLTSGWSGQVSTLAAHPSVGRI